The nucleotide sequence TCTATTAACTTAGAGTTTGGAACTACAATAATAGAATTATCTATTGATCTAATTTTTGTGCTTCTTATTCCAATATCTTCAACAATCCCTAATCCTCCACTAAAATTAATCCAATGTCCTATTTTAAAAGGTTTATCAGTTAATATTATCAATCCAGCAATTAAGTTTGAGACATAATTTTGTGATGCTAATGCAAATGCTAAACCACCAATACCTAAACCGGCAAGGAGTGTTTTTATGTCATATCCTAAATTACTCAAAATAAGCATTAATCCAATAAACCATATAAATAATCTGATAGATTTTTTTATTAATATTATAACTTGTTCATCAACATCTATCTTTGTTTTTTTAGAAATTGTATCTGCTAAGTATCTTTCAACCAATTCAGAAATAAATTTATCAAAGAAAATTACAACACATAATATAAAAGCAACCAAAATTCCTTTATTAATATATAACTTTATAGATGGTGGTAAATAGAGAAAAGAGATTCCTAAATATAATCCTGATAAAATAATACCAATAGCTATTGGTAAAGATAAAGCCCTTATAACGATTTCATCTAATTCTAATACTTTCTTCTTACTAAGTTTATCAGCAATTCTCTCAATTAAAGATTCAATATACCTTCCAATAATTAATGAAAAAAATATTGATAAAAAGCATAATATATAGTTTATAATAGAGTTATGTATTATTATATCATTTATTATCTGAATTACCATGTCTATAACCTTCTTTTATATATTTTTACTAATTAATGCCTTTGGGAAATTTATTTTTAAATATTTTTAATACTATTTTTACAAGTTTTCATATTTATATAATATTTATACTCGGGACTTGATAATATTAAATCATAAGAATTTTAAAAAAATATTATAGTAATATGAAAAATCTCAAAATTGTAATATTACTATAATATTTTTTTAAAATTCTTATGATTTAATATTACTCAGATCAAGATTTTCCCGGGATTCGATATTACTTTTAAAAATAATATAAATGTAAAAATTTATGAATTTTATATTGTTTAACTGTGGAATAATCATGCACAAAACCAAAAAATATATATAGAATTTCATAAACATATAGATACCGAATAAGGTAACATAGTGAGGTGAGAGATATGGCAATGGCAGGAACTCCA is from Methanocaldococcus sp. and encodes:
- a CDS encoding mechanosensitive ion channel family protein, with translation MVIQIINDIIIHNSIINYILCFLSIFFSLIIGRYIESLIERIADKLSKKKVLELDEIVIRALSLPIAIGIILSGLYLGISFLYLPPSIKLYINKGILVAFILCVVIFFDKFISELVERYLADTISKKTKIDVDEQVIILIKKSIRLFIWFIGLMLILSNLGYDIKTLLAGLGIGGLAFALASQNYVSNLIAGLIILTDKPFKIGHWINFSGGLGIVEDIGIRSTKIRSIDNSIIVVPNSKLIDDIIQTTPSKNKWKVTMTIGLTYNTTADEIIKAKEIIKRILLDHPNVENEPITVYFKEYGDWSLNIQVVYYIRNNKYTGYQTYINTIDEVNLKIKREFEKEGLEFAFPTYTVHLKSE